aatatcctGAGGGCATGTCTCACAGctggatttaaaataaatattattttgaaTATAAGACGAAGATTTTGTACAGTTGTATAgctgaaacagacagaagtAATTTCCAGGTGGGATCCTGACATATTAAAGCCAGTGCAGCCATAGCCAGCGCTTTAAAGCTGGAGTTGATTTGTGATTAAAGATTTGATTTTATGAATTCTCTTTGATGTCTCTTACTAacacaaaatacttcaaatgaACTCAATGATCTGACCAGACATCAATGTAGGCTGTTACCCTTCTTAAAGTAGCCTATGTTCTGCAAAATCAGTGAGACTGCAAAAAGTATAGAGATGTCTTTCATCATAAGatgtaaaaatgcaaaaaaaaaataatcttgcTTTGCTTAAGTTTATCCTCCGTTATTTAGCTTGTTATCATCTCCTTCATATTAGGTCTTTGATTTTTGGTTTGAGAAGTCCGAGGTGTCAGTGAACGCCCCCTAGTGGCCTGCTTGTGGTCTCCTCCGAGCTGCTCTTTAATCAGCAACAGCATCACCGCAGCAGCTCCCCACACACGCAGACATCACACCCAGACTATTGAGATTTTATTCAATTCTACTGCACTTACTCTGATTTTGAGGCATTACACACGTGAGCACGTAAGCCTCGTTTTTTACCCTTTGTATGCCAAACTTGAATATGAAACAGCACTTACTTTGGGGAGAACGAAATCTGGCGTAAAATGTATTGATGaatatcatttttttgtatCTAATGATGTTAACATTCTCTCATGATTTTCTCTTTAATTATTCATGcgtgaaaaataaacaactagAGTTGCTTAAACAACACCGTGTGTtgccagaaacacacacatgcactttctTGTAAAATAGACTGAATGTAGCCTGAAGGTGAGCTATGGTGGCACCTGAACGTCTCTTTTAAAACCTCTCTACACTCCCAGAGAGTGTGCTCACTTTCCTCCTTTTCATGAAAGTAAGAGCCGAGTTATCAAATAAATATGATGACATAAATTATAAAAGAACCATCACAGCACCAACAACTTCTATAATTTTAATTTCcatattattttgtgttttgattggAGGAATAAACGGGAAAGGTGCGATAATAATCGATTTGATTTCCCTTTACAATTACCCTAGTAGGCTTGTACATGTCGTTTTTGTAACAGTAAACATATGttgataatataaataatatccCGGCAATAATACTGAATGAAATGCCAGGGTGACATTGGAGGAGCTCTTTGCATCATCAGCACCTTCTCCGGTGTCTGAGCTGAACTGAAGCAGAGagtctcctttctctttctcatgGGGATCAGATAAATATagcacgcgcgcgcacacacacagacagacacagacacacactcagcagcGCGAGCACCATTTGCTGTTTGTGTAAAAGTGATTAGCCAGACACAACTGCGAAACTGTTACCTTTATAGTTCGGGAGCCGCAGAATGTGCTGCGCGTAAAGCGAGCCGAGGCGCGCTGATGTAACGGAGGATTAAATATGTCCAAAGCGTGACCTCCAACCTGACAGCATTATCAGGAAAAGTACAGtataataatgtttaaaataacaatCATAATTTTGCATTATTTGTCCATAAATATTCGTGTGTTTTACACCGAGTTGTTTTAGCATATCAGagatgatttcagatttatttaagCCTGAAACTTGAGGTATTTCGCATATAACCACCTCTGAAAAGTACCCATACATCTGCAATAAATAGCAGGACATATGCCAAtgctttcttcctttttaaaaaaatacctCTTTTGTTATACATTTCGGAAAATGGTAAATTCATATCcatttgtttgtaatttttttaaataacttgccatgtttcctgtcaaaatttgagagaaaatgaaacgtttatttttaaataataatcaaatatcTCAGATCTCTAAATGGCGTTTCATTGCATTTATGTGAATGTATCACTGGAAAGCGATACAATATTTTATCCAACATCTCTCTGATACTCGGTAAATATAATCATAAAGCATAATTACGAATTGAAATTGCAGAAAAACAAGTTACATGTATTACTAAAGAGTCGTCAGGATTTGATAATATTGACCATTGATCAATAAATCTGCAAATAATGTAGTTAATTTCACATGTAATAGGCCTAtctcaagttaaaaaaaatctattaggTGATGATTTCCccaaaaatgattttaaaatctgataaattcaaaatcaaaatgtaatttcaatgttttaagttttaagttttttttttaagcgtTGGAAGTTGAATTAATTAAAAGcatcattttcaaaaacatcTCTCATTTACTGTGGTCACTGTCAAACAGTTTAATAAAGTTGATCATGAAAACTTTTTTGAATTATTTCTCAGatttatttacaaataaattcagtttACAACACAATATAGCTACATAGAATGACATATATTTGACTTGTTATAGAATTATAAACAGACTATTTTTCAGAGCTTTTTGTGTCTTGTATGAAAAGGAAGCAAAAAATATGTCCAGTTCAGCTtccaataaaaaagaaaaccacaaacaggaaccaaagaaaaaaagacaggtaAAAGTCAAACAGGTAAAATcttttttacaaatatttacaaatattACCTGTACAGAAATATCTcctttttctttgctctgtgttCAACAGTCTTTACATGGCTACAGAGTCCAGTGTTGCTTCTTGATTTGTGCTCTTCTTCACACTCCCCGTCATTTCAATGtctttatataaaaataagagTTCATTTTCTCACGCTTGTAAGTCATTGTGAAGGCCACTTCGCCGTCACTGAGGGTAAAACATGTCCAGAGAGGATACTAGACGGCACGCTCAGGATGGGCGCGATACCGGCGGAGGTCCGGCTCAGTGAGAGGGATTGTGCGCTCAGCAGGGCCGACTGTACCGTCACTGGAGGCCGCAGGAACGCTTGAGCAGAGCCCGGCGAGGACGAGGACGCGCTGGAGACCCCGATGATGTTCTCTATACTGAACGAGGGTCTGTTTGAAGGCTCCGATTTGATCATGGACGCCGTGCTCAGGCTGttgagctggagctggagacTCGGACTGAGCTGAGAATTGAACGCTTTTCTGTTCAGCTCCGCCGAGGGGAGAAGAGGGACGCCCGGGGGCAGCATGTGACCTACAGGGGGGATGTACGGGTACTGCAAAGCCGCCGGATGGGTATACGCCGGGTGGATCCCGTAGTGTCTCCCGTAGGGGCCCCCGAGGCTGTACGCGCCGAAACTTTGCATCATGAGAGCGGTCTGGTCCCTCAGCATGTCCGGCTGAACCCTCTtgaacctttttcttcttctgaggAAGCTGCCATTGTCGAACATGTCCTCAGAAGCTGGGTCCAGGGTCCAGTAGTTGCCCTTACCGGGGTTGCCAGGCTCCCGGGGGATTTTCACAAAGCAGTCGTTGAGGGACAAGTTGTGGCGGATTGAGTTTTGCCACGCGGGGAACTTTTCTCGGTAGTAGGGAAAGCGGTTACTGATGAACTCACAGATCCCACTGAGGGTGAGCTTCTTCTGTGGGCTCTGCAGGATGGACATGGTGATGAGGGCGATGTAGGAGTAAGGCGGCTTTACCAGACTGCTTTTGGGTTTCTGGAGCCCGCTCCCCGGCGCTCCGCTCTGCTCGTGACCCTCTCCTTTCCCGGTGCCCGTCTCTCCCTCCCCTGAACTCTCGCAGCACGGACTCCCTCCACCGGACCCCgtgtcctccttctcctccacctcGATCTCATCATCCACATCGTCCTCGTCGCCCGGTTCCCCTCGCAGGTCGTGCAGGATGCCGACCCCCGGGCTGTCGCAATCGCTGTCCCCCCTCTCCATGCACTCCTCGTCTCCCTCGCCCACCACGTCGATGTCCACGTCCTCCGCTGTGAGCACAGTTTGGCCGGACATGTCGCTGGCTCTTTCGCTGCCTCCAGACAGGGTCATCTCACGGcttcctcactctctttcaAAAAATGAAAGTCAACAGGAGCCAAAATCAGCCGGGTGTGATGGCTcagtgcgcgcacacacacgccgTGTCTGCTGGACTTTTGCTCGCTCCTGTCAGGAGATCAGGTGTCTCAAAAATCTTAAAGCGGTTGAGCCGACAGAAAGACAGCCAAGTTTAAAGAAAAGTTCAACTTCTAGAAatatttctcctctctgtcagtgAACAGGCCTGGTGCAAAAGCTGCCTCGAAGTTGTTCGGAGATGTGTTTTGCGCTCCGGTGTCCCTTCTCTGCGCGCGTATTTCCTACCGGAGTGATATTTGGAGAGCCAAGTCGAGGTGACACATGCTGCTTTTAAAGGCCGGAGCTTTTAAAAGGACTGTCTGATAGATTACTTTTCCCTGTATAAGATATACTATCAGTGCAGACCACGTGGTGCGGTGACGACACACgccccctctcctctcatccctccctgcgccctcctctcctctctttcctctcctctctgttaaaCCATGCAAACTGGAGTTGTTTCATGGATTTGTCAACAATGGGACATCAGCAATGCTGCTTTCCGCTGATTTCTGTGTTCGTCCGTCATAGACCATTTAACGgtggcagagggaggaggaagaggaggagggggaggaggggggggagagaaAATTGGCCTGTGATTGAAAGATCTGATGCGCATTAACGTTGCTGCGTAAAAACGAGCCAAACCGTTAATTTTTAAATCCGTGGAACGCTGAAGAATACAAACGACGACAGATAAGTTCACTTACGTCTCTGGGtgtctatttgttttttaattgtacaTGCATGGATTATCAATTCAAACCCATTTCAGTGCATGTTACTGTCCGTGAAGAGTACTTTTCAGGTGCGTAACGAATTTCCCACAGTTGTTTTGCAGCTTAAATGCATGCCTTGATATTTCCAGTTATAAAGCCATTCATGTGCATCCAAAGCTACGAATGCAAAGCGTGAATTCAAGTCTATTTATCCCCGCAGGATTAGCCGAAGGTGGGAAGAATAttaggaagcagcagcagcggcagcagaagcagcagcaccGGTGACAATGAATGGAGAGAGAATAAAGAATTTCCTTAAGAGTTTGAAGAGGTGCTAACGACCCCGATCATTGCGTGattttacatttgaaaaaagtAGGAAATGCGGGCAGCGGGGGAATGCAAAGAGAGCATTTATTCACAAGCATGAAGGTGAGCGGGGAAGGCTGGGCTCGACTGCTGAGGGGTTTCCTGCGTGGTGTGATAACATGTGGGAGTTAAATACTAAAAAGTACAGAGAGAAGAGACTGAAGGATAAATGAGTGTGGGAGCAGATATATTCAGGTGTGCCACGCGCGATTTAAAAGTTCAATTGATTATATCGAAAGTCTTTGCGGGTTAATTAAATTATCCATAATGAACAGCAGTCGATTAATCGTGGCAAATCTTTATTTGGAGAAATTAAAACATACTAACGAAAATACGATGCAATTAactctttttttcagaattgAAACGCCGAGAGGCTGAATTTAAAGAAACTCAGGAATAAAATTGAATTGACAgttattgttgcatatttaaagaaacatcagctgcacacataacctgtaaatgtaataatttacgtcacttccaaaaaaaaaaaaacagaccaatttaaaaaaaattacgcacattttaacacatttaactgctttttttttttttgctttaaaaagaCATTAATTATGTTAGTATCTTAAAATTCGGAGACCAATTCTGATCCATTCACGGCCTCTCAGCGCGCAGTGgcgctgctcctcctctgctcccggGCTTTAAAGTGGGATTAATCAGGCCTATAGTTAATAATGCGCAGTGCGGGTCAAAGGAGGGAAACATGGCATCTGATCAgactctcctccctcctcgtgTTAATCTCTTTGACCTGTGTGATCTGCAGGTTCGTCAATACAGACTACTTAGGAGATAAAACCGGAGTGTGAAGCAACTTTTCTCCTGGGCGAAAATAACTGTTCCCTATAGTTTTGTCCAAACactagaattttttttaaacattttgatcGTGCATGTTAagagattgtctttttttctaatatagaaataatcagATCAAAGTCTTTATGTCATATTTGTGCAGATTATTTCAGACATTTCGTGCGTCTCTTCAAAGCAACAGAACTCTTTGATATGACTGACACCATTAATGATAAATGGTTCTCTCCTCTCaatagagggttttttttttatggagcaaaatcttcttcttttttatgccTTTTAAAACCAGATCATGACATGTTTTATTACAGTTAAATAAAAGAGCTCTGTGAGGCAGACTttggttggtttgtttttgCCATTTTTGGCATTTCGAAGGAACCACAAGGTCACACAGCCACTGCTGCTAAccacccactctctctccctgtgtgtgtgtgtgtgtgtgtgtgtgtgtgtgtgtgtgtgtgtgtgtgtgtgtgtgtgtgtgtgtgtgtgtgtgtgtgtgtgtgtgtgtgtgtgtgtgtgtgtgtgtgtgtggagagagagacaggtgcaGCCAGCCTGCTATCTTCTTCCCAAAACTCCCAGAGTCGCAGTGTTGTGTGAAAGGCGGTGTAACCGCTGATCTAACCCGCCtaaagcagcacagagagggggTTTGAAACGCGTCCTTCCTGTGATCTTTTGAAGCCTCATAAATCCGCTTTTATTCCTCCGCAGTTTGTTAATGAAATGTACGTTTTAAGCACACATGCACGGCTTAGCGCGACAAAACCTTTTAGTATAATAAGCCAACTCGCTCCTGCATGAAACCATtaagggagggagggtgggcAGACAAGAGGAAGTACGAGGAGCAGCAGCACACGCAGCACAGGTGATGGAGAGGAAACAGTGAGCACATGTGATCATCAGCAAGGTCACACAACGAATAACTGTGATCACAATAATGTGATGCTCAGTGGGATCTGTGATTCCCAGATCCTGTTACTGCAGGTGTGCTCTGACTCaccaggggtcaaaggtcagggtcaCCTACAGAGGAAGGCAGGTGTTTGCTAAAGGGCACTTCAGCAGGATCGAAGGCGATCTATTTGATAGGATCAAGGTG
The genomic region above belongs to Notolabrus celidotus isolate fNotCel1 chromosome 2, fNotCel1.pri, whole genome shotgun sequence and contains:
- the foxd3 gene encoding forkhead box protein D3 codes for the protein MTLSGGSERASDMSGQTVLTAEDVDIDVVGEGDEECMERGDSDCDSPGVGILHDLRGEPGDEDDVDDEIEVEEKEDTGSGGGSPCCESSGEGETGTGKGEGHEQSGAPGSGLQKPKSSLVKPPYSYIALITMSILQSPQKKLTLSGICEFISNRFPYYREKFPAWQNSIRHNLSLNDCFVKIPREPGNPGKGNYWTLDPASEDMFDNGSFLRRRKRFKRVQPDMLRDQTALMMQSFGAYSLGGPYGRHYGIHPAYTHPAALQYPYIPPVGHMLPPGVPLLPSAELNRKAFNSQLSPSLQLQLNSLSTASMIKSEPSNRPSFSIENIIGVSSASSSSPGSAQAFLRPPVTVQSALLSAQSLSLSRTSAGIAPILSVPSSILSGHVLPSVTAKWPSQ